Within the Bacteroidota bacterium genome, the region CCTCCAGCAGCCAGAAGGACGGTTAGCCAGACACCCGGGCCGGGAAACCGCTGCTCAGTTTTTACGTCGTTCATTGACCATCCGGATAGCGGTTCCGAGTGAATCGATGGAAATGACATCCCGGGTCGAAAACCGGATGCCAAATTCCTTTTCAAGTCCTGTGACCAGGTTCATGTGACCGAGAGAATCCCAGCCGCGGGTCGAAGCCGCATTGGTCTGCTCGGTCAACGATTGAACCGGACTGCTGAATGCCTTTGCGGCAATGCGGAACACCCGGTCGTGGGTATCAGTGGCGTTTGAAGGATGGGACGCACCTTCGCTGATTTTCTTCTGAATCAATTCCCGGACTTCGTTGATTTTAACTTTCCCTGCCGGACCTTTGGGTAAATCACCCAGAAACACAATCTGATCGGGGACGTGCTCGGGGGCCAGAAACTCCCGGCTTGCCTGAAGAATATCCTGTTCGGATGGATGCTGACCTTCTTTTAGATGAACGGCTACCAGAACCCGCTCACCCCAGGTGTCATCGGGAAATCCGACCGCGAGACATTCCAGCACGGCCTGATTCCGGTTAATAGCAGCCGTCACTTCTTCGGCATACACATTTACTCCACCACGGATGATCAGGTTTTTCTTCCGGCCGGTTATGTGAACAAATCCATCTTCATCCACCATTGCAAGATCACCGGTTTTAAACCATCCATCTGCCATCACTTCTGATGTTGCTGCCGGATTCCGGTAATATCCAGTCAACAGGTTGGGGCCCCTCAGAAATAATTCACCCGGTCCGGAATCCTGACCGGGTTCCCGATCAATCCGGATCTCACAATCCACCGGCTTACCAATGGTTCCGATCTTCATGATATCAGCAGACGGACCGCAAAAAATGCCACCGGTAACCGATTCGGTAAGACCGTACATATTATACAGGGGTTTTCCGAAGGTGGAAACAAACGATTCCCATAAGGACACTTCCAGTTTACTGGCGCTGGAAAGGGAGTATCTGAAATCGGGGCTATTCAGCGAATCGGTGAATCCTTCCGACATTTTCTGCATGAACATCAGCATGGTCGGGACAGTCACGAAATGGGTGATCCGATACCGTTTGAAAGCCTGAAACAGGTCGGGAATGGTTTGAATGGAAAATCCGAATGGTCGAACCCAGGCCGATCCGCACCAGGCGTTCAGAAACAAACCCTGAATCAGACCATCAGCATGATGACCGGGTAAAATATTCAGCATCCGGTCGCCGGGTTTGTATCCGTAAACGTTCCGGAAGGTTTCCAGATGGGCAATCAGTGCTCCGTAAGAGATCATGACCCCTTTGGGTTCTGATGTCGTCCCCGAGGTAAATAACACGTAAGCCAACGTTTCGGATGGGACAGTAACCGGGGCCGGATTAAGTGCATCACCGGAAGAAAGAATCGAGACCAGTGATGGTTCTGCCGCGGAATCGGGTGCTGTGGTTTTGATAAATTTCGAAAGCAGGGACCCGGTTTTTTTGACTGCGGAACCGGGAGTCAGCACACGGACTTCAGCGGACACTCCGGGAACCGTCTGATCCGAAACGACCACTTTCACGCCGGTTTTTTCAATTAGCGATTTCAATCCGGCAGGCGTGGTTCCGGCATCGGCAATCAGCACGGGTTTGCCCGACAGCAACTGCGTGTAAATCACCACCGCCTGATGCCATGGATCGGAAAGCGCAATCAGTATCTCGTTATCAGAGGAATGATTGGCAACCAGCCAGGCGTTGAACCGGCGGCAGGCCAACGCCAGATCACCATACGTGTACTGTCCGCTCCCGGTAATCAGATACAGATCATCGGGTGAATCGGGTTGAAAAGCGCGCTTGAAAAGTAATTGAGGATTCAGCATGGTTTCCTTAATCGGTGGGTAACAAATTGGCTAATTGTGTGCGCAGTGTTTTTCCATTTACGCCAGAGGGAATGGATTCCACTTTGAAATACCGGTCGGGTAATTTCCCCGGCCCCAGATGACTGGTGATAAACTGGTTCAAACCAGATTGAATGGAGTCGATGGAAACGCCCGTGCGTAGAACCAAAGCTGCAAAAATACGCTCCTCACCGGTTGAACTCGTCTTTGAAACCACACCTGCATGTTCCACATCGGGATGTGCAACCAGAACCGATTCCAGTTCATCCGGAATCAGAATATTGCCATCCCGGGTTTTGATGATGTCCCGAATCCGTCCCTTGATCAGAATATCCTCGCCAGGCAGACGAACCACGCGATCGCCTGTGAAGAAATATCCCGTTCCGGGATTGGATCCCGGCTGATTCCAGTATCCCGACATGAGATTCAGACTGAAGATGGCCAGTTCGCCCGGCTGATCATCCCGTATCAGATTTCCATCCGGATCTAATACATGCGCCAGACAATCGACCGGTTTACCAATGGAATCCGGTACCGGTTCTTCACCGGCTCGTTGTGACACGCAGATACCCGAAGTTTCCGTCAGGCCGTAATAG harbors:
- a CDS encoding AMP-binding protein, yielding MLNPQLLFKRAFQPDSPDDLYLITGSGQYTYGDLALACRRFNAWLVANHSSDNEILIALSDPWHQAVVIYTQLLSGKPVLIADAGTTPAGLKSLIEKTGVKVVVSDQTVPGVSAEVRVLTPGSAVKKTGSLLSKFIKTTAPDSAAEPSLVSILSSGDALNPAPVTVPSETLAYVLFTSGTTSEPKGVMISYGALIAHLETFRNVYGYKPGDRMLNILPGHHADGLIQGLFLNAWCGSAWVRPFGFSIQTIPDLFQAFKRYRITHFVTVPTMLMFMQKMSEGFTDSLNSPDFRYSLSSASKLEVSLWESFVSTFGKPLYNMYGLTESVTGGIFCGPSADIMKIGTIGKPVDCEIRIDREPGQDSGPGELFLRGPNLLTGYYRNPAATSEVMADGWFKTGDLAMVDEDGFVHITGRKKNLIIRGGVNVYAEEVTAAINRNQAVLECLAVGFPDDTWGERVLVAVHLKEGQHPSEQDILQASREFLAPEHVPDQIVFLGDLPKGPAGKVKINEVRELIQKKISEGASHPSNATDTHDRVFRIAAKAFSSPVQSLTEQTNAASTRGWDSLGHMNLVTGLEKEFGIRFSTRDVISIDSLGTAIRMVNERRKN